The following coding sequences lie in one Primulina huaijiensis isolate GDHJ02 chromosome 2, ASM1229523v2, whole genome shotgun sequence genomic window:
- the LOC140970641 gene encoding benzoate carboxyl methyltransferase-like, protein MCRVVKMESKNILGMKKGDDETSYAKNSTLQKYAITKTWFILDETLKNMVDNEIFAECCFKMVDFGCASGPNTLLVASHIVDALQNFRDRFQEIQVFLNDLPDNDFNNLFKLLQNFYKEKETKMKQRCFVYGSPGSFYDRRFPSKSMHFGYSSYSIHWLSKVPEGLEDNKENIYIAMTSPAKVLEAYANQFRRDFSKFLSARGEEFVCGGRMVLSLAGRRIEDTSSIDENATLHNSCRNTS, encoded by the exons ATGTGCAGAGTAGTGAAAATGGAGTCGAAGAATATTCTAGGTATGAAGAAAGGTGATGATGAAACTAGCTATGCCAAAAACTCAACTCTTCAG AAATATGCCATAACAAAAACATGGTTCATATTAGATGAAACCCTGAAAAATATGGTTGATAATGAGATCTTCGCGGAATGTTGCTTCAAGATGGTGGATTTTGGTTGCGCATCAGGCCCAAATACATTGTTAGTCGCCTCCCATATCGTGGATGCTCTGCAAAATTTTCGTGACAGATTTCAAGAAATTCAAGTTTTTCTGAATGATCTTCCAG ATAATGACTTCAACAATTTGTTCAAATTGCTGCAAAATTTctacaaagaaaaagaaacgaAAATGAAGCAGCGATGCTTTGTATATGGCTCGCCAGGATCTTTCTATGATAGAAGGTTTCCAAGCAAGAGTATGCACTTCGGTTATTCTTCTTACAGCATCCATTGGCTCTCTAAG GTTCCCGAAGGACTTGAGGACAATAAGGAAAACATATACATAGCAATGACAAGTCCCGCAAAGGTATTGGAAGCATATGCAAACCAATTTCGAAGAGACTTCTCGAAATTCCTAAGTGCGAGAGGTGAGGAATTTGTCTGCGGTGGGCGTATGGTGTTGTCATTAGCTGGACGGCGTATAGAAGATACCTCTTCCATAGATGAAAATGCAACATTACACAATTCTTGCAGAAACACTTCATGA
- the LOC140970642 gene encoding benzoate carboxyl methyltransferase-like: MEFKKIIGMNAGDERTSYANNSGLQRVVVSKTWPILDETLEDMIEKERFPECCFKMVDLGCASGPNTLLVISHIMDIFQDLSVRFQEIQIFLNDLPDNDFNNLFKLVQSFYDEKAIERSRCCIYGLPGSFYGRLFPDRSLHFAYSSYSVHWLSQVPEGLDKHNKENIYMATTSPREVLEAYGKQFRRDFSKFLSLRGEEMVSGGRMVLSFIGRTVEDPSSMDDNAYFTMLAETLHEMVAEGIIRKDDLHSFNVPVYTPFQQEAEAIIINEGSFELFKKDVFRVRWDAHGNTHGPFFDEKESANLVANCIRALSEPMLASHFGSCIKCDDVFERYARKVAAHMSKQKSSYYTMVISLRRK; the protein is encoded by the exons ATGgaattcaagaaaattattggTATGAACGCAGGAGATGAAAGAACAAGCTACGCCAACAACTCTGGCCTTCAG AGAGTTGTGGTATCAAAAACATGGCCTATTTTAGATGAAACTTTAGAAGATATGATTGAAAAAGAGAGATTCCCCGAATGCTGTTTCAAGATGGTGGATTTGGGTTGTGCTTCCGGCCCGAATACCCTTTTGGTCATATCCCATATCATGGATATTTTCCAAGATTTGAGTGTTAGATTTCAGGAGATTCAGATTTTTCTGAATGATCTTCCAG ACAATGACTTCAACAATTTGTTCAAATTGGTACAAAGTTTCTACGATGAGAAAGCTATTGAAAGATCACGATGCTGTATATATGGCTTACCGGGGTCTTTCTACGGCAGATTATTTCCAGACAGGAGTCTTCACTTTGCTTATTCTTCATACAGCGTTCATTGGCTTTCCCAG GTCCCCGAAGGACTAGATAAACACAACaaagaaaatatatacatgGCGACAACGAGTCCTCGGGAGGTATTAGAAGCATATGGTAAGCAATTCCGACGAGATTTCTCCAAATTTCTAAGCTTGAGAGGTGAAGAGATGGTCTCCGGTGGGCGCATGGTGTTATCATTTATAGGCAGAACCGTCGAAGATCCCTCTTCCATGGATGATAATGCTTATTTTACAATGCTTGCAGAAACACTCCATGAAATGGTGGCCGAG GGTATTATCAGGAAAGATGATTTGCATTCTTTTAACGTGCCTGTGTACACACCATTCCAACAAGAAGCTGAGGCGATAATCATCAATGAAGGGTCCTTCGAATTGTTCAAGAAGGATGTTTTTCGAGTCCGGTGGGATGCACACGGGAACACCCATGGTCCCTTTTTCGATGAAAAAGAAAGTGCAAATCTCGTGGCAAATTGCATTCGGGCTTTAAGCGAGCCAATGCTTGCGAGTCATTTCGGTAGTTGTATAAAATGTGATGATGTGTTCGAGAGGTATGCAAGGAAAGTGGCTGCGCATATGTCAAAGCAGAAGTCGTCATACTATACTATGGTCATCTCATTGAGAAGGAAATGA
- the LOC140960173 gene encoding AT-hook motif nuclear-localized protein 21-like: MAGLDLSSASHFVSQLHLQPQTDSDDEPNRNYFSNDNIDNSYPVSGDAAARRPRGRPPGSKNKPKPPVIVTRESANTLRSHILEVVSGTDVFTAVADYARKRRKGICVLSGTGTVINVSLRQPTSGGSVVTLNGRFEILSLSGSFLPPPAPPGATSLTIYLAVGQGQVVGGNVVGALIASGPVIIIAASFTNVAYERLPLDEEEDEGLRQSDGGGVVGGHQFHDPSLGLPFLNLPFNDMQNGQLPMEGACAAAGNSGGASRPQF; the protein is encoded by the coding sequence ATGGCTGGTTTGGACTTGAGTTCAGCGTCTCACTTTGTTTCTCAGCTCCATCTCCAACCGCAGACGGATTCCGACGATGAACCCAACCGCAACTACTTTTCCAACGATAATATAGATAACTCTTATCCGGTTTCCGGAGATGCGGCAGCACGGAGGCCGAGAGGCCGTCCACCAGGCTCCAAGAACAAGCCTAAGCCTCCGGTGATCGTGACTCGAGAAAGCGCGAACACGCTTAGGTCACATATCTTGGAGGTGGTCAGCGGTACCGACGTGTTTACGGCGGTGGCGGATTACGCCAGGAAGAGGCGGAAGGGGATTTGTGTATTAAGCGGTACAGGAACCGTTATTAACGTGAGCTTGCGGCAGCCGACTTCGGGGGGGTCGGTAGTGACGCTGAATGGCCGGTTCGAGATATTGTCGCTGTCGGGTTCGTTCCTTCCACCGCCCGCGCCTCCGGGAGCCACCAGTTTAACCATATACTTGGCCGTTGGACAAGGGCAAGTGGTGGGAGGGAATGTTGTCGGTGCGTTGATTGCCTCGGGCCCAGTTATTATAATCGCAGCCTCGTTTACCAATGTGGCGTATGAAAGGCTGCCGCTGGACGAGGAGGAGGACGAGGGGCTTCGACAGTCGGATGGCGGTGGAGTAGTTGGTGGCCACCAATTTCATGATCCATCACTTGGGCTTCCTTTCTTGAATTTACCTTTCAATGATATGCAAAATGGTCAGCTTCCGATGGAGGGCGCATGCGCCGCCGCCGGAAACTCCGGCGGAGCCAGCCGGCCGCAGTTTTAA